DNA from Kitasatospora herbaricolor:
GCCGTGGAGGTCCGGATCGCCGGCCCGGACGGCTCGGCCCTGCCGGACGGCGAGGTCGGTGAGCTGCTGCTGCGCGGGCAGCCGCTGTTCCGGGGCTACGCGGGTGATCCGGAGGCGACCGCGGCCGCCTTCGGCGACGGCTGGTTCCGCACCGGCGACCTGGCCCGGCTCCGGGACGGCGAGGTGTACATCGTCGACCGCCTCAAGGACATGGTGGTCCGGGGCGGCGAGAACGTGTACTGCGTCGAGGTGGAGGGCGTGCTCTGCGACCATCCGGCGGTGGCGGACGCCGCCGTGGTCGGCGTGCCGCACCCGCTGCTCGGCGAGGAGGTCGCGGCGGTGGTCGTGCTGCGCACCGGCGCTGAGCCCGACCGGGACGGGCTGCGCTCGCACGTCGCCGGGCGGCTGGCCGCCTTCAAGGTGCCCGCCCACCTGGTGTTCCACCCGGGGCCGCTGCCGCGCAACCCGACCGGGAAGCTGGTGAAGCCGGCCCTGCGTGAGCAGGTCGCGGCCCTGCTGCCGGGCTGACCGCGCCGGACGGACCGCCCCGGACGCACCGGCCGGAGGCCGGGGTACGGCGGCGGCCGCCCCGGCGGACTGCCGGGGCGGCACGGGCCGGCGAACCGTACGGGGACGGCGGGCCCGGGGGCCGGGCCGCCCCGGGCGGTCAGTTCGACGAGCCCTGCTGCGCGCGCCAGACTTCCCAGCCCGCCATCGAGGCGGCCTTGGCGTCTTGCAGCTTGCGGCTCGCCAGCTGGGACGGCGGGGTGTCCAACTGCCGCACCCAACTGCGCCCGGCGGAAGCGATGGACACGCTCACCATCACGGCACCGGCCAGGCCGAGGACGGCCCCGACACCGGTGAGCACCACACCGCCGACCAGCAGGCCGCGGTTGAGCTGGATTCCACTGAGGACATTCTGATTCGCCATGGGTCCACCATCCGTGAGCCCGTCCGCCCCCGCATCCCGGACAGGCCCGGGCCGCGCGGAATTGCTCCGACCGGGTCCCCGGCCCGCCCGGCGGGCGGCGCGAAGGACGGCGCGGCGGTGGGCGCGGCGGTGGGCGTCACGGCCGTGCGCCGGCCGCGCCCGGCATGCGGATCCCGCCCGGTCGGCCCTAGGGTCGCGGACGGGGGCCCTTCCAGGAGGACGTCATGGACGATCTCGTACAGCTCGCCGACGAACAGGCCGCCAAGGCCGCCGCCAGCGCGCACGGCCGCAGCGCCCACCTGCTGGTCCACGACGGGGTGCTGCGCCAGACGGTGATCGCGCTCACCGCCGGCACCGCCCTGGACGAGCACAACGCGCCGAGCGCCGCGAGCCTGCAGGTGCTGCGCGGCCGGGTGTCGCTGACCATCGCGGGCCGGCGGCTGGAGCTGTCCACCGGCCAGCTGCACCCGATCCCGCAGGAGCGGCACGGGCTGCTGGCGCACGTGGACTCGGTCGTCCTGCTGACCGCCGTCACCAACTGACCCGGCGGAGAGAACCTAGGCCGTGACCGCCCGGGGAACGCCGTCCCCGACCAGCCGCAGTCCGCGCAGCACGTCCCGGCCGCTCGGGGCCAGCTCGGGCGCGGCCAGCCACTGGGCCGCCAGCCCGGCGAGCAGGGCCTGGTAGAACATGCCCCGGGCCAGCTCGGTCTCGTTGTCCACCACCTCGGGCAGTCCCTGGAAGAGCGCGGCCAGCCCGAGCCGGCCCTCCTTCTGCACGGCGGCGAGCTGCTCCTTCAGTTCGGGGGCGTGCTCGACCTGGGCGATCGCCTCGAACTGGGCGGCCCACAGGCCGCGGTGTTCGGCGAAGGTCTCCAGGACGCCGTCCCAGACGGCGACGAACCGCTCCTCGGGGTCGTCGGTGCCGCCGTCCGCCCGCGCCACCGCGCCGGCCAGCGCGCCGCCCCACTCACCGACGGCCTCGATCAGCGCCAGGTTGAGCAGCGACTCCTTGGAGCCGAAGTGGTAGCCGATGGCCGCCAGGCTGACCCCCGAGGCGGAGGCGATGTCCCGGGCGGTCGTGCGCCCGTAGCCCTTCTCGTACAGGCAGCGCTTGGCCCCGGCCAGCAGGTCTTCTCGATTTCCCATGGCTCGATGCTACGACAGCCATGGACGGATGTCTTGCACGTATGAACCAGACATATGAGTAAGACGAAAGAGCGAGACGTTCGATCTAGACATACGTACTAGACAAGCGTCTGAAACGCTCGTACTGTCATCCTCATGACCGCAACCCACGGCCTCGCCGGCCGCCGCGAATGGATCGGCCTCGCCGTCCTCCTGCTCCCCGTCCTCGTCCTGAGCATGGACATGGGCGTCCTCTTCTTCGCCGTCCCGTTCATCAGCACGAGCCTGGCGCCGAGCGGCACCCAGCAGCTGTGGATCATGGACATGTACTCCTTCCTGCTCGCCGGGTTCCTGATCACGATGGGCGCGCTGGGCGACCGGATCGGCCGCCGCCGGCTGCTGATGATCGGTGCCGCGGGCTTCGCCGGGGCCTCGCTGCTCGCCGCCTGGTCCGGCAGCGCGGACCAGCTGATCGCGGCCCGGGCCGTGCTCGGCATCACCGGGGCCACCGTGATGCCCTCGACCCTCGCGCTGATCCGCAACATGTTCCACGACCCGAAGCAGCGCCAGACGGCGCTCGCCGCCTGGGGCGGGGTGCTCACCGGGGGCGCCACCCTGGGGCCGGTGGCCGGCGGTCTGCTGCTGAACCACTTCTGGTGGGGGTCGGCCTTCCTGATCGCCATCCCCGTGATGGCCCTGGTGCTGGTCGCCGCGCCGTTCCTGCTCCCCGAGTACCGCGCGCCGAAGGCCGGCAGCTTCGACCTGCTCGGCGCGGCGCTCTCGATGGCGGCGATCCTGCCGGTCGTCTACGGCGTCAAGACCGTCGCGGTGGACGGCTGGAGCCTGCTGCCGGCCCTCGCCCTGCCGGCCGGACTGCTGGTCGGCACCGCCTTCGTCCTGCGCCAGCGCACCGCCGCCCACCCGCTCATCGACCTCGGCCTGTTCCGGATCCGCACCTTCAGCGGCGCGATCACCGTCAACACCATCGCGATGTTCGCGATGATGGGCTTCGCCCTCTTCACCTCGCAGTACCTGCAGCTGGTCAAGGGCATGAGCCCGCTGGCCGCCTCGCTCTGGGCACTGGCGCCGAGCGTCGGTGTCGGCGCGGCCGTCGGCCTGGCCGGCGCCCTGGCCGGCAAGGTCCGCCCGGCGCACCTGATGGCCGGCGGGTTCCTGATCGGCGCGGCCGGCTTCGGAATGATGACCCTGGTCGGCCCGGACTCCCCGCTCGCCCTGATCCTGGTCGCCGCCGGCGTGCTGGCCGCCGGCAGCGTCGGCACCATGACCCTCACCGCCGAGATGGTGGTCGCCGCCGCTCCGCCGGAGCAGGCCGGCGCCGCCTCCGCCACCTCCGAGACCGCGGTCGAGCTGGGCAGCTCGCTGGGCATCGCCCTGCTCGGCGCCGCCGGCGCCGCCATCTACAAGAGCCGGCTGGACGGCCGGCTGCCGGCCGGACTGGACGGCGACGCGGCGCGGGCCGCGCACGACACGCTGGGCGGGGCGGTCTCGGTGGCGGGGCAGCTGCCGGGCCGGCTCGGCGGCGACGTGCTGGAGGTCGGCCGGGCCGCCTTCACGGACGGCATGCACGTGGCCGCGATGGTCGGACTGGTCTTCCTGCTCGGCGCCGCAGTGGCGGCCCACCGCCTGATGCGGCACCTGCCGGTGCCGGCCGCACCCGCCGGGCCGGCCGGGCAGGAGCAGGCCGAGCCGGCCGCCGTCTGACGGCCCGGCCGGGAGCGGAAGGGCCCGGCCGGGGCGGTGGGGACGGACCTTCCCGCCGCCCTCGGCCCGCCCGCAGGAGTGAGATCGCCCGGTCGCCGGGCCTTGCGGATCATCGAGAGCCCCCTCCCGCCCGGGAGGGGGCTCTGCTGTGATGTCCTCGCAGGTCAGCCGTGGTATCCGGGCGGCCGGACGGTCGGCGGGGGCGGCCCGGCGCGAGCCCCGGAATCCACCCCTACGGCTCCGGCTCTTTGACCACCGTTTCCCGACCGGTGTATACGTTCGCCGTCTTCGCCAGGCATACTGGCCGAGCCGGGCGATTTGCCCGGCGACAACGGCGAGAATCGAAGGGACCGGTGGTCAGGGATGCTGCGTAACGGTCTGGAGCCCTGGCACCTCCTGGTGGTGCTGGCTGTCATTATCCTGCTCTTCGGGTCGAAGAAGCTGCCCGAGATGGCCCGTGGGCTCGGCAAGTCGATGCGCATCCTCAAGGCGGAGACCAAGGCCCTGCGCGAGGACGACGCACCGGCCGACGCCGCCGCGTCGAACGCCACCGCCGCGTCCACCGCGTCGCCGGCGCCCGAGCAGCCGCGTCCGGCGGCCGTGACGCCGTCGAACGTCACCACGGCTGCCGAGAACACCAAGTCGGCCACCGGCGCCTGAGCCCGGCCGCACCCGAACGCTCTGCGGAGCCCGCGATCCGTCCTCCGACGGATCGCGGGCTCCGTTGCTGTTCGGGCCGCCGATGGCATGCCGACACCCCGGCCGTCCGGGACACCCCGGGCCGCGCCCCGGGGCCGCACGCCCGACGCCCCGGGGCCGTCCGGGACGGCCGGCCCGGCCACGAATTTCCCCGCCGCGCACGCGCGACGAGGGTCGCCCGGCGGCCCACGGCGGCGCCTCCGACGGGCCCCGGCCGGAGCGGTCGAACAGATGGTGCCGACGGGGTCATCGACGCTGGTGGGACGGCCCGGAGCAGTCGGGCACAAGTGACTTCGCATCCGATCCGAACAGTTCGATTTTCGACAAAACCGCTCCATTGCAGTCACATTGACGCAACATCAAAAAAGTGTTCGTCAGATCACCATGCGAGACGAATCTCTGACAATGCGTCGCCGATCCGCTTAGGATGACCGCGGCCTGTCACCCACCGGCGGTTCGAATTCCGCCACGAGGATCTGATGACCCCACACATACCGGACGCCGTTTCATGGTGCCTGGCGGTCGGGGCGCCAGCCGCCGCCGTGCTGCTGCTGCGCCAGCGGCGGATCACCGGCTCGCTCGGCGAGCGGATCGGCGCTCTTGAGGCGTCCGTGGCCGCCAGGGACGAGGCCGCCCACCGGCTGGCCTCGGTGCAGGCACCGGCCCTCGCCGCCGCGCCGCACGCCGCTCCCCACGACCTCCCGCCGGCCGCCGACGCGAGACTCGCCGGGACGGCCTTCGCCGGCCACCTGCACAGCGTGCTGGAGCAGTTCGCCGGCGCCGCGGCCCTGGCCAGGGACCGCGCCGACCAGTCCGCGAAGACCGCGCTCAAGGGCGCGGTCCGCTCCCTCCAGGGGCTGGCCAACGAGCAGCAGCTCTCCATCTCCGACATGCAGGACCGCCACGACGACCCCGACGTGCTGCGCGACCTGCTGGAGATCGACCACGCCAACTCGCAGTTCGGCCGCCGCGCCCAGGCGATCGCCGTGCTCTGCGGCTCCTGGCCGGGCCGCCAGCGCCGGGTCTCCGCGCTCTCCGACGTGGTGCGCGGCGCGAAGTCGCGGATCCGCGACTACCGGCGGGTCGAGGTCCGGACGCAGCACGAACTCGCCGTCGTCAGCCGGGCGGTGGAGCCGGTGGTGCTCGCGGTGGCCGAACTGCTGGACAACGCGGCCCGGCACTCCCAGCCCAACACCACGGTGGAGGTCAACCTCCAGCCGGCGCACAACGGCGCCTGCGTCGTGATCGACGACGCCGGGGTCGGCATGGACGAGCGCGAGATCCGCCGGGCCGGCCAACTGCTCTCCGGACAGCGGGCGGTGGACGTCACCCAGCTCGGTGACCCGCCGCAGTTCGGCTTCGCGGTGATCGGCGTGCTCGCCGCCCGCTACGGCTTCAGCGTCTCCGTCGACACCCGCTCGCCGTACGGCGGGGTGCGCGCGGTGCTGTTCCTGCCGAGCGCCCTGCTGACCCAGCCCGAGCCCGAGACCGAATCGCAGCCGGCCGCCGCCGCGCTTCCGGCCCCGGCACCCGCCGCACCGCGCACGGCCGCCCCCGCGCCCGCCGAGGCCTTCCCCGCCGCCCCGCTCGGGCAGACCGTCGGCGGGCTGCCCAAGCGGCGCCGGCGGCACGCCTCGCCGGAGCAGGCCGCCGCCGTGCGGCCCGCCGCCGACGCCCCGCTCGGTTCGGAGGCCGACTGGGACGCCGCCTGGGGACGGTCCGCCGAGGACACCGCACGCCGGATGGGCGCCTTCGCCCGCGGCACCCGGGCCGGCCGCGCCGCCACCACCGATCCCGAAGGGACCCCGCAGGCATGAACAGCCCGCTCAACAACCACCTGGACAACGAACTCGGGTGGATGCTCGACGACGTCCTGCTGGTGCCCGAGGCACGGCACGCCATCCTGCTCTCCGCCGACGGCCTCCTGCGCGCGCACTCCCGCGGGATCACCCGCGACGAGGCCGACCGGCAGGCCGCCGCCCTCTCCGGCCTCCAGTCGATCAGCCGATCCACCTCCGGGTTCGCCGGCCGCGAGGGCACCCCGTGGCGGCAGACCCTGATCGAGTTCGCCGACGGCTACGTCTTCCTGGTGGCCGCCGGCCCGGGCGCCTACCTGGCGGTGTCCGCGAGCGAGACGGTGGACATGGAGGCGGTCAGCTACCGGATGCAGAAGCTGGTCGACCGGCTGGGCAAGGAGCTCACCAGCCCGCCGCGCCACGACGCCGCCCTGCGGACATGAGCGGCGACCGGCGGCTCAAGGGCCTGGTCCGGCCGTACGTGGTGACCGACGGCAGGTCCCACCCCAGCCGCAACACCTTCGACCTGGTCACGCTGGTCAGCGCGATGCCGGACCGGCCGCTCGCCGGGCTCAGCCCGGAGCGCCGCCGGATCGTCGAACTCTGCCTGCTCGGCGCGCTGTCGGTGGCCGAGGTGGCCGGCCACCTGCGCCTGCCGGTGAGCGTCACCAAGGTGCTGCTCGGCGACCTCGTCGACAGCGGCCACATCATGACCCGGGCTGCCGTGCCGCGCACCCCGCAACCCGATTCCCAGCTCCTGCGGGAGGTACTGCATGGCCTCCGGGCCCGCCTCTGACATCTACCTGGCCCCGAGCGTGCGGACCGCCGTCAAGCTGCTGGTCGTCGGGCACTTCGCGGTCGGCAAGACCACCTTCGTCGGCACCCTCTCCGAGATCCCGCCGCTGCGGACCGAGGAGCGGATGACCCAGGCCGGCGCGCTGGTCGACGACCTGGCCGGCGTGCACGGCAAGGACACCACCACCGTCGCCCTCGACTTCGGCCGGCTCACCCTCAGCGAGAGCCTGGTGCTCTACCTGTTCGGCGCGCCCGGGCAGCAGCGCTTCACCCCGCTCTGGCGGGACATGGCCTACGGGGCGCTCGGCGCGCTGGTGCTCACCGACACCCGCCGGCTGGAGCAGTCCTTCGCCGTGATGGACCTGCTGGAGGAGCACGGCCTGCCGTACGCCGTCGCCGTCAACCGCTTCGACGGGGCGCCGGAGTTCGCCGAGGAGGAGCTGCGCGAGGCGCTCGACCTGCTCCCCGACACCCCCCTGGTCAGCTGCGACGCGCGGGACACCGGCTCGGCGACCCGCGCCCTGGTGACGCTCGTCGAGTACCTGTCCGCCCGCGTCGAGGACCCCACCGAACTGGAGCCCGCGTGACCCACCCCGCCCCGCCCCCGGGCTGCCCGGCGCACAACGCCGACGGCGCCCCCGCGGCCTTCGGATTCCCGCTGTACGACAAGGAGTTCGCCACCGACCCGGATGCCGTCTACGCGCACCTGCGGCAGTACGGAGCGGCCGCCCCGGTCGAGCTGTACCCGGGGGTGCGGGCCACCCTGGTCACCTCGTACGCGGCCGCCCTGGACGTGCTGCGCACCCCGGAGACCTTCTCCAAGGACCCCCGCCGCTGGAAGGACCTCAACCGCGGGGTGATCGCGCCGGACAGTCCGGCGCTGCCGATGATGGCCTACCGCCCGAACGCCCTGTTCACGGACGGCGAGGACCACGCCCGGCTGCGCGGCGCCATCAACGACAGCCTGGAGCAGGTCGACCCGGTCGCGCTGCGCGGGTACGTGGAGCGCAGCGCCGACGTCCTGATCGACCGCTTCGCCGCCCTCGGCGAGGCCGACCTGGTCCGCGACTACGCGCGCACCCTGCCGCTCCTGGTGTTCAACGAACTCTTCGGCTCCCCGGCCGAGTTCGGCGACCGCCTGGTGGCCGGGATGTCCGGGATCTTCGACGGGGTCGACGCCGAGCGAGCCAACCAGGAGCTCACCGCCTGCCTGCTGGAGCTGGTGGCGCTGAAGCGCTCCCGGCCCGGGCCCGACATCACCTCCTGGCTGATGTCCCACCCGTCCCGGCTGACCGACGAGGAGATGCTGCACCAGCTGGTGCTGCTGATGGGCGCCGGCACCGAGCCGCAGCTCAACCTGATCACCAACGCGCTGCGGCTGCTGCTCTCCGACGACCGCTTCGCGGGCAGTCTGGCGGGCGGCAGCCTGCCGGTCGACGACGCGCTCGACGAGGTGCTCTGGACCGACCCGCCGATGGCCAACTACGCCGTGCACTTCCCGGTCCGGGACGCCGAGCTCGGCGGGGTGCGGCTGCCCGCGGGCGATCCGGTGGTGATCAGCTTCTCGGCCGCCAACAACGATCCGACGCTGGCCGCCGAGCACCGCACCGGCAACCGGGCGCACCTGGCCTGGAGCGCGGGTCCGCACACCTGCCCGGCGCAGAGCCCGGCCCGGCTGATCGCCACCGTCGCGGTCGAGAAGCTGCTGGACCGCCTGCCGGACCTTGAACTCGGCGTCCCGGCGGACGAACTGCCGTGGCGACCGGGGCCGTTCCACCGCGCGCTGGCCGCCCTGCCGGTGCGCTTCCCGCCGGTCCAGCCGGCTCCGGCCGCCGCGCCGGGCCGCACCGCCGCGCCGCGGCACGCCGCCCAGCAGCAGGCCGGACCGCAGTACGGCGCGGCGCAGTTCGGCGCTCCGCAGCAGTCCGCACCGGGGTACCCGGCCCCGCAGCAGGCCGGGCCGGACGCCACCGACGCCTACCGCGCCGCTCCCTCCGCCGCGGCGCCGCCGAGCGCCGCGGCCAGCACGGCCGCACCGCGCACCGCCGCCCCCGGACGCCCCGCCGAGACCACTGGAGAGACCTCATGGCAGCCCCTTCAGCCGCTTCCGCCGCTTCCTGCCCCTACGCCCTCGACCCCACCGGCAGCGACATCCACGGCGAGGCCGCCCGCGTCCACCGGGACGGGCCGGTCGCGCAGGTGGAACTCCCTGGTGGGGTGGTTGCGTGGTCGGTAGGCAGCCAGGACCTGCTGAAGCAGCTGCTCACCGACCCGCGGGTCTCCAAGAGCGCCCGCCGGCACTGGACGGCGTTCATCAACGGTGACATCCCGGCGGACTGGCCGCTGAACCTCTGGGTCGCCGTGGAGAACATGTTCACCGCGTACGGCACCGAGCACCGCCGGCTGCGCAAGCTGGTCGCCGCCGCCTTCACCGCCCGACGCACCGAGGCGATGCGGCCCCGGGTCGAGCGGATCACCCGCGACCTGCTGGACACCCTGGCCGCCGCGCCCGCCGGGGAGCCGGTGGACCTGCGCGAGGGGTACGCGTACCCCGTCCCGATCCAGGTCATCTGCGAGCTGTTCGGCGTGCCCGAGGAGGCCCACGCGGGGCTGCGCGCGTGCGTGGACGGCATCTTCAACACCAACGCGACACCCGAGGAGGCGCAGGCCAACGTCGTCGCGATCTACGGCATCCTGACCGACCTGGTCGCGCTCAAGCGCAAGGAGCCGGGCGACGACCTCACCAGCGTGCTGCTCAGCGTGCGCGACGAGGACGCCGACGGCGAGGGCGACGCGCAGCTCAGCGAGAGCGAGCTGGTGGACACCCTGCTGCTGCTGATCAGCGCCGGTCACGAGACCACCGTCAACCTGCTCGACAACGCCATCCACCTGCTGCTCACCCACCCCGAGCAGCTGGCGCTCGTGCGGGCCGGCCGGGCCTCCTGGAACGACGTCGTCGAGGAGGCGCTGCGGCTGCGGTCGCCGGTGGCCAACCTGCCGCTGCGCTACGCGGTCGAGGACATCCAGGCCGGGGACGTGCTGATCCGCAAGGGTGACGCGATCCTGGCCGCGTACGCCGCCGCCGGCCGGGACGCGGCCGTGCACGGCGCCGACGCCGACGTCTTCGACGTGACCCGGGCCGGCAAGGAGCACCTGGCGTTCGGCCACGGGGTGCACTTCTGCCTCGGTGCGCCGCTGGCCCGGCTGGAGGCGGCGATCGCCCTGCCCGGACTGTTCGAGCGGTTCCCCGACCTCGCGCTCGTCGAGCCGGCCGGGGAGCTGGCGCCGGTTGAGTCGTTCATCTCGAACGGCCACCTCACCCTGCCCGTCGTGCTGCGGCCGGCCGCGGGGTAGTCGCACGGCGCCACGGTCCCGGGGTGCGGCGGGCCGCCCGCCGCACCCGGGGCCTGCGGCGCGCCCGGCCGGCCCGGTGCCCGCCTCAACGCACCCGGGCCAGGGCCTGCCGCTCGGCGCCGGCCGCCGGCCGGGGGCGGGGCCGGCGGATCAGCAGTCCGGCGACGGCGCCGAGCAGCACCACGCCGGCGCCGAGCCAGAGGGACTCCCGCAGCCCCTGCTCGAACGCGGCGGCCGGCCCGGACGCCGCCGCGGCCCTGGCGGCCCGGCTGAACACGGTGGTGATCACCGCGATGCCCAGCGCACCGCCGAACTCGCGGACGGTGTTGTTCACCCCGGAGGCCTTGTTGTGCTCGTGCTCGGCGACGCTGCCGATCACCGTCGCCGGGTTGGCGGCGAAGACCAGGCCCATGCCGAGGCCGGCCACCGCCAGGGCCGGTACCAGCGATCCGTAGGAGACCCCGGGGCCGACCAGCAGGGCGAGCCAGCCGAGGGCCGCGGCCTGCAGCACGCAGCCGAGCGCCTGCAGGACGCCGCCGCCGACCCTGGCCACCAGCGCGCTGGCGAGCGGGACGACGACCACCGGCGCGGCCGTCCAGGGCAGGGTGCGCAGCCCGGCCTCGAACGGCGAGTAGCCCATCGGGCCCTGCAGGTACTGGGCGAGGAAGAAGATCGAGCCGAAGACGCCGAAGTACATCGCCAGCGCCACCGTGTTGCTGAGCATGAAGGACCTGATCCGGTACATGCCGGCCGGCACCAGCGGCTGCCGGGCCCGCCGCTGCTGGACGGCGAAGAGGGCCAGCAGCACGGCCCCGCCGCCGAGGCCGGCCAGCGTCCGGGGGCCGGTCCAGCCGTGGTCGGCGGCGCCGACGATGCCCCAGACCGCGACCACCACGGAGGCGGTGACCAGGGCGACGCCGGCCACGTCGAGGGCGCCCTCGCGGCCCCGGCTCTCCCGGACGGCCCGGTGGACGAGCGGCAGCGCGAGCAGGCCGACCGGGACGTTGATCCAGAAGATCCAGTGCCAGTCCAGGCCCTCGGTGACCAGGCCGCCGGCGAGCGGCCCGATCGCGACGCCGAGCCCGTTGACGCCGCCCCAGACGCCGACGGCGAGCGCCCGTCGGGCGGGCGGCACGGCGGCCACCGCGAGGGTGAGCGAGACCGGCAGGATGGCGGCCGCTCCGGCGCCCTGGAGCGCCCGGGCGGCGATCAGCTGGTCCGCGGTGTCCGACAGGCCGCAGGCGGCCGAGCCGAGGGTGAACACCGCGA
Protein-coding regions in this window:
- a CDS encoding cupin; translated protein: MDDLVQLADEQAAKAAASAHGRSAHLLVHDGVLRQTVIALTAGTALDEHNAPSAASLQVLRGRVSLTIAGRRLELSTGQLHPIPQERHGLLAHVDSVVLLTAVTN
- a CDS encoding TetR/AcrR family transcriptional regulator — protein: MGNREDLLAGAKRCLYEKGYGRTTARDIASASGVSLAAIGYHFGSKESLLNLALIEAVGEWGGALAGAVARADGGTDDPEERFVAVWDGVLETFAEHRGLWAAQFEAIAQVEHAPELKEQLAAVQKEGRLGLAALFQGLPEVVDNETELARGMFYQALLAGLAAQWLAAPELAPSGRDVLRGLRLVGDGVPRAVTA
- a CDS encoding MFS transporter, with the translated sequence MTATHGLAGRREWIGLAVLLLPVLVLSMDMGVLFFAVPFISTSLAPSGTQQLWIMDMYSFLLAGFLITMGALGDRIGRRRLLMIGAAGFAGASLLAAWSGSADQLIAARAVLGITGATVMPSTLALIRNMFHDPKQRQTALAAWGGVLTGGATLGPVAGGLLLNHFWWGSAFLIAIPVMALVLVAAPFLLPEYRAPKAGSFDLLGAALSMAAILPVVYGVKTVAVDGWSLLPALALPAGLLVGTAFVLRQRTAAHPLIDLGLFRIRTFSGAITVNTIAMFAMMGFALFTSQYLQLVKGMSPLAASLWALAPSVGVGAAVGLAGALAGKVRPAHLMAGGFLIGAAGFGMMTLVGPDSPLALILVAAGVLAAGSVGTMTLTAEMVVAAAPPEQAGAASATSETAVELGSSLGIALLGAAGAAIYKSRLDGRLPAGLDGDAARAAHDTLGGAVSVAGQLPGRLGGDVLEVGRAAFTDGMHVAAMVGLVFLLGAAVAAHRLMRHLPVPAAPAGPAGQEQAEPAAV
- a CDS encoding cytochrome P450, whose product is MTHPAPPPGCPAHNADGAPAAFGFPLYDKEFATDPDAVYAHLRQYGAAAPVELYPGVRATLVTSYAAALDVLRTPETFSKDPRRWKDLNRGVIAPDSPALPMMAYRPNALFTDGEDHARLRGAINDSLEQVDPVALRGYVERSADVLIDRFAALGEADLVRDYARTLPLLVFNELFGSPAEFGDRLVAGMSGIFDGVDAERANQELTACLLELVALKRSRPGPDITSWLMSHPSRLTDEEMLHQLVLLMGAGTEPQLNLITNALRLLLSDDRFAGSLAGGSLPVDDALDEVLWTDPPMANYAVHFPVRDAELGGVRLPAGDPVVISFSAANNDPTLAAEHRTGNRAHLAWSAGPHTCPAQSPARLIATVAVEKLLDRLPDLELGVPADELPWRPGPFHRALAALPVRFPPVQPAPAAAPGRTAAPRHAAQQQAGPQYGAAQFGAPQQSAPGYPAPQQAGPDATDAYRAAPSAAAPPSAAASTAAPRTAAPGRPAETTGETSWQPLQPLPPLPAPTPSTPPAATSTARPPASTGTGRSRRWNSLVGWLRGR
- a CDS encoding cytochrome P450 family protein; translated protein: MVAWSVGSQDLLKQLLTDPRVSKSARRHWTAFINGDIPADWPLNLWVAVENMFTAYGTEHRRLRKLVAAAFTARRTEAMRPRVERITRDLLDTLAAAPAGEPVDLREGYAYPVPIQVICELFGVPEEAHAGLRACVDGIFNTNATPEEAQANVVAIYGILTDLVALKRKEPGDDLTSVLLSVRDEDADGEGDAQLSESELVDTLLLLISAGHETTVNLLDNAIHLLLTHPEQLALVRAGRASWNDVVEEALRLRSPVANLPLRYAVEDIQAGDVLIRKGDAILAAYAAAGRDAAVHGADADVFDVTRAGKEHLAFGHGVHFCLGAPLARLEAAIALPGLFERFPDLALVEPAGELAPVESFISNGHLTLPVVLRPAAG
- a CDS encoding roadblock/LC7 domain-containing protein — protein: MNSPLNNHLDNELGWMLDDVLLVPEARHAILLSADGLLRAHSRGITRDEADRQAAALSGLQSISRSTSGFAGREGTPWRQTLIEFADGYVFLVAAGPGAYLAVSASETVDMEAVSYRMQKLVDRLGKELTSPPRHDAALRT
- a CDS encoding MFS transporter, giving the protein MPENRPGALWALLATSVPMFMVSLDNLVVTNALNEMSADLGIGQSELQWVVNGYVLAFAGLLLAGAALGDRFGRRRVFLWGVAVFTLGSAACGLSDTADQLIAARALQGAGAAAILPVSLTLAVAAVPPARRALAVGVWGGVNGLGVAIGPLAGGLVTEGLDWHWIFWINVPVGLLALPLVHRAVRESRGREGALDVAGVALVTASVVVAVWGIVGAADHGWTGPRTLAGLGGGAVLLALFAVQQRRARQPLVPAGMYRIRSFMLSNTVALAMYFGVFGSIFFLAQYLQGPMGYSPFEAGLRTLPWTAAPVVVVPLASALVARVGGGVLQALGCVLQAAALGWLALLVGPGVSYGSLVPALAVAGLGMGLVFAANPATVIGSVAEHEHNKASGVNNTVREFGGALGIAVITTVFSRAARAAAASGPAAAFEQGLRESLWLGAGVVLLGAVAGLLIRRPRPRPAAGAERQALARVR
- a CDS encoding ATP-binding protein; the protein is MTPHIPDAVSWCLAVGAPAAAVLLLRQRRITGSLGERIGALEASVAARDEAAHRLASVQAPALAAAPHAAPHDLPPAADARLAGTAFAGHLHSVLEQFAGAAALARDRADQSAKTALKGAVRSLQGLANEQQLSISDMQDRHDDPDVLRDLLEIDHANSQFGRRAQAIAVLCGSWPGRQRRVSALSDVVRGAKSRIRDYRRVEVRTQHELAVVSRAVEPVVLAVAELLDNAARHSQPNTTVEVNLQPAHNGACVVIDDAGVGMDEREIRRAGQLLSGQRAVDVTQLGDPPQFGFAVIGVLAARYGFSVSVDTRSPYGGVRAVLFLPSALLTQPEPETESQPAAAALPAPAPAAPRTAAPAPAEAFPAAPLGQTVGGLPKRRRRHASPEQAAAVRPAADAPLGSEADWDAAWGRSAEDTARRMGAFARGTRAGRAATTDPEGTPQA
- the tatA gene encoding Sec-independent protein translocase subunit TatA, whose amino-acid sequence is MLRNGLEPWHLLVVLAVIILLFGSKKLPEMARGLGKSMRILKAETKALREDDAPADAAASNATAASTASPAPEQPRPAAVTPSNVTTAAENTKSATGA
- a CDS encoding DUF742 domain-containing protein, which translates into the protein MSGDRRLKGLVRPYVVTDGRSHPSRNTFDLVTLVSAMPDRPLAGLSPERRRIVELCLLGALSVAEVAGHLRLPVSVTKVLLGDLVDSGHIMTRAAVPRTPQPDSQLLREVLHGLRARL
- a CDS encoding GTP-binding protein, with protein sequence MASGPASDIYLAPSVRTAVKLLVVGHFAVGKTTFVGTLSEIPPLRTEERMTQAGALVDDLAGVHGKDTTTVALDFGRLTLSESLVLYLFGAPGQQRFTPLWRDMAYGALGALVLTDTRRLEQSFAVMDLLEEHGLPYAVAVNRFDGAPEFAEEELREALDLLPDTPLVSCDARDTGSATRALVTLVEYLSARVEDPTELEPA